The Gossypium hirsutum isolate 1008001.06 chromosome D06, Gossypium_hirsutum_v2.1, whole genome shotgun sequence genome contains the following window.
AGGGGCCTGGAGGCGTGTGGTGTGATGTGGATGTTGTGGAATTCTCGTATTTTGGTGCACCTGCAGCAACTCCTAAAGAACAATTATATACTGAGCTTGCGGATGGGATGAGGGGGAGTGATCCAATCATTGGTTCTGGTTCACAGGTAATTGTACTTATTTAGTGTATAAAAGTGGTGTTTGATGGGCATGCACGGACatgaaatatgtaaaatttgtTGTATCTTAAAATCTTCATCTCTTgatattatgattatgtggtTTACAATGTTTAGTTATGGTTTGAATGATCTGTTGACATTCTGCTTGCAGGCATTGTTTGGTATTAATTATATCTTATTGCAGAGGGGGAATTTGGTTTTCTACTGCCCTTTCCCCCTTTCTGGGACAAAATCTTAGAATGTCCTGCTGATGTTGCATAACATGTTTTCTTCTCATGTTTATATATTAATCCTGCATCTGTTTTGCCATAAATGTTGAACACTTACCTTTTAGTATCCTCTTTTACCGTTATTGGATTGTCTACTCAAGCAGTTGGTTGCACAATAAAATGGTAAGCATTCTTTGATTCTATCAAACACTTCAACTTTTAATTTTCagggaaagaaaggaaaaacatcTTTCTGGTGTAAATCATGTAACTCCTGAGATATCTATGGGACTTTGGATTCTGCACGCTAAGTTCCAATTATTAATTAGAAGATGGCATTCTGCAAAAATATTATCCTAATCTAATTTCATTGAAGTAGGCTGGCTAGCTTTTCGAAAATGAAATCCTTGTCAActtttcataataaataataacgaAAAAGAGATAGAAGTCCTTTTTTTACAACAGTGTGAACAATCTGTACTATGAAAAAGAGCATGGTAGAATTGGTTTCCTCTTTTCTTCACTTACCTTCTGTCCTGCATTATTCCTCCCTGGGCTGAAAAAGAAATCCATGTATCTTTCTCCGAGCACCATTTAGTGATAATTGTGCCATCATTTCACCTGCACCATCATTTGGGTATTAATTATACAGTGATAGAGATTCctgtttttgataattaatttgaaggataataaacatgacacatgtGAAAGATTAACTGTCAGTTATCTTTTACAACGTTTTGCTAGAAATTTGATTATACAATGAGCAGCTTGATATTGCAAGTATTACTGAAGTATGGAAGCTTTTATGCTTTTATAATCAATCATAGATGTGCAGGCATTTCAGCTTTGGTAATATCAGGCTTGAGTTCTTCATTCTAGAATTGTTTGGTGTCTTTTCCTCTAAAATCATGTGTATAGCTTAATTTCAAACTCCCTTCCTAATCCTTCTAGGTGGCTGTTAAGACTTGAGACATTTCTTGTAAAAGTGATGGTAAAAAGACTTCCTCTTTGAGTAACTTGTAGCTCTGAACTTTCCAAGAAATGGATATAACTCTTTACTTGTTCCGGTTTTTACCATTTAAACCATTCAGTTACTCTTTGTACATGTAGGTTGCCAGCCAAGAGACATATGGAACACTAGGTGCTATAGTGAAGAGCCGAACTGGAAATCGGCAGGTAGGTTTCCTCACAAATCGGCATGTCGCAGTTGACTTGGACTATCCAAGTCAGAAGATGTTTCATCCTTTACCGCCCAGCCTTGGGCCTGGAGTGTACCTTGGTGCTGTAGAGAGGGCAACCTCATTTATCACAGATGACCTTTGGTATGGAATCTTTGCTGGTATAAATCCAGGTAACTAACTTCCAATTTAATTGTCTGCCTTCAGATCTTCTGCTAGGAAGTTCATTGATCATTGCATTAGAAATTTAAGCAGAAAAGAGAGAAATTGATTAAAATTCAGACCAGGATGCTATTATGGTCCTGAGTTTGGGATCGAGTTACCGGATGAGTAGCACAATAATCAGATTCGAATAAGGGGTCTTTTCCCTTATTTTGGTTCCTATTTTACCTATTGTTGTGGAACTCTAAGGGAGTTGTCTACCTTCACTTTACTGAAACTTTCAACTTATTTTGTTCATAAATAATTTACCTCTTATATAGAGGTTTACAATTTAGGAATAAGATGCAAAACCCTAATTCATAACATTTCTTATTCtaacaagaaagaaaatataatagcaaaatatcCTAATTTATTAgtaaagttttatttaaattagtaaggAAATTCTAGGAAATAAAGATCAGAATCAAATCCCAACAAAGTCATAATCAAATCACAATCTGAATCTAATTCATAACATTTCTCCCTTGGAGAAAAAACTTGTCCTTAAGCTTGAAGTCACGGTTCCCTTGTATCTCTTTCTGTGTCTGTTGGTTCACCGTCCTTTATTTCAAACTAGAAAAGCTTTTTGCATTGATGGCCTGGCACATACATTTCATCGCAATTGTAACAAAGGCCCTTTGCGCATCGTTCAACCATCTCTCTGTTTGTCAGCATTTTATCGAAGGTAGATGAGGCTCTGCTAGATGCGGGTGTAACCTGAGTTTTTTTTGTCTGGAATCATCTTAGTTGCTCCTTTTGTAAATTTGGGACTCTAGACTAAACTAGGATTCTCATGTGGGTTCAATCCTAttagcaattttttttttcaaatagttTTGCTATATTTTCGCTTGAACCAAATTGGGTGGGTGATGTAATTCCACATCAAGTCTGATGGGTTCAATTAGGTCTGTAATGAACAAGTCCACTCGTTGATTGGTTTGCACAGATGATGCGTGCCTCAAAAGCTGCTAAAATCGCTCTTGGTATTCCTCAACCAAATCTATTTGCTTCAAAATTATAGGTTTTCCTAACAGGTTGACTTTCATGAGTGACTCAAAGTGAAGCGAACAATATTCCTTGAAGATCTCCTATGTCATATTCAGTTCTTCATCTTCTAGCAGATAAAACCACAATTGTGCCTCCCCTAACATGTGGAAGGCAGCCAACCCAACCTTATCATGAGGGGTAGTATTTTGGTTGGCAAAGAATTTCTCACATCCATGGAGCTAAACAAGGGGGTCATCTGATTCATTGTATGTGGGAAAATCCAGTTTGGTGTATTTGAGCACTATTCCCCCACCTACACTGCCATTGTGGATTGTTGTCTATCTACTGTTGCTTCTACTGCTTAAGCGAACACTAAAGTATGCGGTTTGGAATGCCTTTGTCAGAAGTTTTTGTTTCTTTCCCATGTGAAAACTCGCGGAGTAGAGTCTCAATTTGTTCTATTTTTGCTTCAACCCGTGCCTCTATTGCAATCAATCACGCTTTATACTAAGAGCCTTGTGTAGTTGGCTTCAAATTTTCTCATCAATCTCTTTTATGGTGTGTAGCTTTGATGCCAAATTGCTATGGTCTTGAGTCCGAGATCGAGTCATCAAACAAGAAGCACAAGAATTGGATTCGAATAAAGGGTCTTTGCCCTCATTTCGATTCCTATTTTTGCCTACGATTATGGAACTCTAATGGAGTTCCCTCTTAATTTAATGAAACTTTCAACTTATTTTATTCCAAAATAATTTACCTCTTATATAGATGTTTACAATTTAGGAATAAGATGCAAAACCCTAATTTCTTATTCTAGTTAGTGTTTGGAAAGCCACCTATTAATTGGATTTGGGTGTAATTAACTGTATTTACACAGATGTGACATGTTTGGATAACTATTGTAATTGGTGGGTCTTATTGAATTGGGTGTAATTGGAGCACCCCAATCAAACTTTCCGTTTTTAGGGGGAGAGTGAGAATTGGATTAATTATACAGGTAATTACACTCAAATCAATTTGCCCTATGGCTTTACAAACACTTATACgtgatttaactttaaaaaatattttttatacaagttttaaaaattatattataaacataaatatGTATGAGTGTTGGGGATGATTGtggtaaaaatttctaaagttatattataaatcctaaaaaattatattataaaaaataatttatatatattataaaattgtaacaaaaaaatataatatttaaattttaaaaatttctaaagttatggaaaaaaagtatattataaaatataatatgcgTGTTATGAAaagttttatgatatatttatttaaaaaaagttatgGCAAAAAAGtatgaatataatttatttacgtgtccatattatatattataaaaaataatatacttattttaaaaaatgttataaattttgcCTTATATTATTTACAGGTAGTGCTATGAAAAGTTATAGgactttttataaattttttttataaagattattattctaaattttatattaattttaatttaatttacgtACTATAAAAAGGGTTATAACTAGCATAAAtcttttttcaaattaagtttatataagttctTATAATAAAACCAACAAATAGCTTGCACTGTAAACTCAAATATTATGTGGTAACTGCTAGTTATGCAAATATAAAAAGTTTTTTTGCACAATATTGTGGGGTACAATACCATTTGAGAGAATGGAACCAAACACAAGCACCGGCGATGACTCATGAACTTTTTAATTTGAgtcattcaaaatttcaaaatgtgGTTGAGAGAGGACATCTATTGTTTAAAAAACAATGATTTCTCATATTAACATCATCACCTCAATTTAGCATAAAAAACAATGTTAAATTGTACTAGCATGTTGCATACTTCATAAATTCATTCCTAAGTGGAATTGAACTTATCTATACTTTGAAGGGTACATGGAGGAAATAGAACTTGGTAATCTTAATGATATAGATTCAAATTTAGATGTTGAAAAACTTGGTTAAGGACCAATAGATGATGACAAagagtatatgttaaatgttaagagggaataacccaacaaatatgaAATGCTAGAGCAATTAGATAAAGTTGCATATGaggtttatttttcttgttatttttattagtaatcataTTATCAACTACTTTCTTAAACTAATATATTAcctatgatgatttgattttaatttttattattcatttagaCTTTTTTTAACGTGctgataattttttatgataactagtcattttaaaaaatatataaattatgtatctgtgtaattacaatttgtactacCAAACATGACTTAGGGGATTACGATATATTTACCTTCTATCAATAAAAACGTCGAGAAATTACAATTATTTGTAATTACAAACAAGTGTAATTACTACCTTGGTAATTATGCTTTCATCCAAATACTTTATGCTGTCAAAAATCTGCAAAATATCTTAATTTGTTAGCAAAGTTTTATTTAAACTAATAAGGAAATTCTAAGAAATAAAAATCAGAATCAAATCCCAACAATCAGAATCAAATCAGAATCTGAATCAAAACCTAACAAATGCTATGGTCTACTGTTTGAATTTGAATGAAGATTTAGAAGGCTTCAAAGTCCTGATACATACAATGTTTAACTTTACATATGTGCTAATGTAATTCTtgttgcttcttgacttccttgCATGTCTATGACGGTTTGGTCCTCTTAACAAATGCTATGGTCTACTATTTGAATTTGAATGAAGATTTAGAAGGCTTCAAAGTCCTGATACATACAATGTTTAACTTTACATATGTGCTAATGTAATTCTtgttgcttcttgacttccttgCATGTCTATGACGGTTTGGTCCTCTTGCAGAAACGTTTGTTCGAGCAGATGGGGCTTTTATTCCTTTTGCTGATGATCTCAATATGAACAATGTAACTACAACTGTAAAAGGAATAGGTCAGATTGGTAATGTTCACATCATAGACTTGCAGTCTCCAGTTAGCAGTCTCATTGGAAGGCAAGTTGTCAAAGTGGGAAGAAGCTCTGGCTTGACCAATGGGACAATAATGGCATATGCTTTAGAGTACAATGATGAGAAAGGGATCTGTTTCTTTACTGATTTTCTTGTTGTTGGTGAGAATGAGCAGACTTTTGACCTTGAAGGTGACAGTGGAAGCCTCATACTTCTAATGGGGCAGAATGAGGAAAAGCCACTGCCTGTTGGGATTATTTGGGGTGGGACTGCTAATAGGGGTCGGTTGAAACTCAAAGTTGGTCGACCCCCTGAAAATTGGACTAGTGGGGTTGATCTTGGGCGTCTTCTAGACCTCCTCGAACTTGATCTCATCACAAACAATGAAGGGCTTCAAGGTATGTATTCCCAAGACTACCAGTCATTCTTTATCCAATTTTTAGCTTAGGTTGATTCTTTCTTCTTGGTGCTTATGAAGGATTTATTTCGCTAAATGGCATTAGATATGCAAACTATAATTTGGAccaaaaaagatgaaattataaATAGACTGAATCATGATGCATTAATAGATCACACTGGTCAAGTGGTAATTTATTGCAAAAGGTTAGATTCCAGTTTTTAGTATTGATGTGGCTTAGTTCTTCTAATTTTTCAATCATTGATTATTTATTTAGACTTGAAAGTCACACAAAATGCAGTATTTTAGGCAAAGTATCATAGCTAAACAAAGTTCTGGTAGAGAAAGGAAGAAAGTGAATAAAGGCCAATGTTACCtttatggttaatttttttttgcatcaGGTCTCTTTACATTGGCTTTGACTTTCTCTATTATTTCCTTATTGACATAGCTGCTGTACAAGATCAAAGAAGTGCTTCTGCAGCAGGGATTGATTCTACAGTTGGGGAGTCTTCTCCCCTGGTCCGAGTTCCATCCAGAGATAAACTTGATGAGAACTTTGAGCCGATTAATTTAAATATCCAGCAAGTTGAAGGTGAGCCTCAGCAAGGTCTCATACTACCAATCATGGGTACCAAGTATAGGGATGAAGCAGCAGTTAATGTGGAACACCAATTTATTCCAAGTTTCAATGGGAAGTCTTCAGTTCATGATCATTACCAAGGGGAGAACCCAGACTCTAAAAGTCTTTCAGCATTAAGAAACGGGTCAGATAAGGATATTTATGTTTCACTTCAGTTAGGTGAGCCCGAAGCAAAGAGAAGAAAATATTCAGATTCGTTGTGTATCGTGAAAGAATGGAAGTGAGAGAGTTTCGCCAGTCTAGGGAAATTGGCTGGAGATATCATCTTATTGAAAACAATCAGGCCAGACCACTGACAGGAACATAACTGTGAAGTGTGGAAGTGCATAAAGGAGATTGAGGTTCACCTCTTTTAGCAGGTCCAGGGGAAGTTATTATCATTTCCTCATCAAATCTTTTGGTTAAAGTACTCTAGTGGGAATTATGGACTGCTACTAAGAAGTAGAAGCATGGATAGGGTTgctagtaattaaaagaataggATTCTGTTCGGTTGGGTATACGTATTTATTTGTTTCTTCTCTTGAAAAATTTTGCTTGTAATTCATAAGATCTGTAGTTTTAACTTATTGATTCTGTATTGCTGCTTAAATATGTATTTCTTTAAACCGGCTGATTGAGTCCAAATTCATAGATTTGATGTTAAGTCAGATTTTCTTTTGGACAAAAGAATCTGATCCTCATACATGAAAATCTTCATGTTTTACGGTTTGGATGTATCATTACGTTATTCCAATGAACCAAATTTCAACCTTTTAAGgcattcttttaaattttctattaatacAATAAGCTTCAAACAAGGTTTATCCTGCTTAGCACGTAGTCTATCATTATGGAAAAGATTTTCTTATTACACTATCCATAAATATTGTGtaacaaaaattaatatattattgctAAATATGTGTAGGTATCTGAGTCTTACCTTGTACAGTTGTCATGTGTGAGTTTTAATCCAGTTTGTTGGCTTTAGTGAGTGTATTTGTTCTTCTTTCTGTTGTGTAAatcacttttaaaaaattaatacattatTTAGTTGGTGGTTTTTATCAAAAGGAATACTTAAACtatcaatttcatttcattttaccCACGAAAGTGTACAACatctaataaaaatataacacGTGTCATGTTTTTATTGGTTGGTTTTGTAATTTGGGGTAAAATGACACAAAATTAATAGTTTAGGCATCACCTATgaccacatttaaaaaaaaaaacttaagtggGAAAAGTGATAGTTTGACggtcaattttatatttaaacatattcaaTGTGTAACAACTCAATATTCATAATTATCAGAAAAATGTGGTTTCAAGATTAAACTCCTTGAGTTGAGCTAATCTTGAAATTTTTAATCGAGGAATTTATGTGATGATTACAAAATTAGGAATTAGAATTACTACTTAATTTAGTACAAGACTAAGTTCCAAGTCAACATAATTAAGAAGAACTGATTTGAGGAATTAAGTAAGTTCCCATAGTATAATTACACCAAGGACTTGAGAGCAAATAAACCATAAATAAAATGGGTTAGTGGAGTGGATTAATCCATGCCATTAAAATACACCAACATTTTCATGCATTGATTGATGACCATAAGATGAgataattcttatttttattatatatgcatGTTAGTATAATAAAAAGAATGAATGATGCTCATTTTCATTCTTTCTTAACGGCATACGAGGAAAAAGACGAAAATTTTTCTCCAAAGGTTTCTCCATTGCCGTCCATCAATTTTCAAGGTTAGGAAGCTTTTTGTCTTGAATTTTGTTAGATTATTAGTTAATGATGTTAGATAATTAGGGCCCAAGCATTGGAATTTCTAATTAATAAAGTTTTAATTAGTTAACATGGATGGAAACTTTGAAAATCCTAGATGAGAAAGTTTGGTTTCATGGGTAATTAGTATATTTAAGTTGTGATCATGGTGAAAATGAGTCGAGTAGCTAATGGGTATTGTTGAGACGAAGTTTGATTAAGTGATTATTAAAGAAACCCTTGATGAGTACTTGAGGATTAAAATGATAGAGATGACAACttggattaaaatgatgtttaTTGATAGTTTGAGGTCCCTAGTGTATAGTTAcgaagttaaatttaaatttaattggtAGATTGTAAAATACGAGAATTTCAGATATTAGAGTTTTAAGGGAATAAAGTGAAAAGTATGTATAACATGTTTAAGTATAAGTTTATATGCTAGATTTGAGAAACTAACACTGGCAGAACGTCGGGGGATAAAGACAAAAATGGGCGACGGACAACGAATACGGTTTGTGCTAACGTAATTTGACTTCattgcataaaataattaaatattttggcTTGTGAAAAGATTGGTGTTAATTGTTGCTTTGATCATGTTATGTACTTGTTGAATAAGCATTTAAATGGTAAGTGTTGGATTAAATGATGATAGAGTAACAAATGCCATGTATACCATGCTTATGTGATTGCACCTAGTGAATAGTGATGAGTTGGATTTATGCTTTGTTGAAATTGAATATGGAAGAGTTGGTAAATAAATGTGTTATGCCatgttgaattgaattggtgatgtgtaacaccccagatccagcctagacgttatggcagaatctgacgatgtcacaagatagtgcttttcgaaaaatatGTCGCTGCTAAAtcctcttttttatttaattatttttttcattatcttatgttaatttcaaatcgtgtcgttcgtttccaaaacattattcatttacaaatcgttattcaatttcaaaacgttTTCTTATTGCAGAAGATTTTAAATAGTttgcgtattcgtggtatttttgataatacattaatttcatttaaaaacccgagttttacctaacactagcagatttaaatcataaaaccgtataaaaaccaaatttaaaccaaaatccgTAAGGGCCATAATTACAGCAAAATATtccaaaataaaagtaaaatcataaataggtaataaacagtgtaaaagaagtcgtgtggccaccactgagtcctccatcgcaccgatccgcctaaatctggggattacttgtacagattaaacagaaggggtgagtttacgtaaactcagtgtgtaatccctatacaaatgaacagacagtaaacaaataatcaaagtttgggcttaagcccttttcagtatcagtatcaatCCAGTTTGGGCCTTAGTCTATCTGAGTACAAAAACAGTCATGCAGTAGagctttagcccatcacagtatcagtagcagtaacagatatgcagttacaaaaatcctacccatctagcctctacacaccatctccgtccaaccctacactccatgtggggatataatcaacccacccatccctaca
Protein-coding sequences here:
- the LOC107901866 gene encoding protein NARROW LEAF 1, with product MERTRLDLRFHHSGSTESEESALDLERNFCNHHSLPSSSPSPLQPFASGAQHSESNAAYFSWPTSSRLIDAAEDRANYFGNLQKGVLPETLGRLPSGQQATTLLELMTIRAFHSKKLRRFSLGTAIGFRIRRGVLTDIPAILVFVARKVHRQWLSQFQCLPTALEGPGGVWCDVDVVEFSYFGAPAATPKEQLYTELADGMRGSDPIIGSGSQVASQETYGTLGAIVKSRTGNRQVGFLTNRHVAVDLDYPSQKMFHPLPPSLGPGVYLGAVERATSFITDDLWYGIFAGINPETFVRADGAFIPFADDLNMNNVTTTVKGIGQIGNVHIIDLQSPVSSLIGRQVVKVGRSSGLTNGTIMAYALEYNDEKGICFFTDFLVVGENEQTFDLEGDSGSLILLMGQNEEKPLPVGIIWGGTANRGRLKLKVGRPPENWTSGVDLGRLLDLLELDLITNNEGLQAAVQDQRSASAAGIDSTVGESSPLVRVPSRDKLDENFEPINLNIQQVEGEPQQGLILPIMGTKYRDEAAVNVEHQFIPSFNGKSSVHDHYQGENPDSKSLSALRNGSDKDIYVSLQLGEPEAKRRKYSDSLCIVKEWK